GTCAAGCTTCTCTTGATTCTTGAATTGAACATCGTGAATCTGAACGTTTACTTCGACGACCGTAAGTCCCGTCATATTCTCAATCGAGCGCTTAACATTCTGCTGAATTGCGGAAGCGACTTCCGGAATACGATGTCCATATTCAATAATTACAGAAACATCAACAGCAGCCTCGCGCTGGCCTACTTCAACTTTGACGCCCTTTGAGGGGTTCTTACGTCCTAGCAATTCCGCAAATCCGCCTGCAAATCCGCCGCTCATGCCTGCCACGCCGCCAACCTCAAGGGTTGCAAGTCCAGCAATGACTTCAATAACTTCCGGCGCAATTTGGATCTCGCCAATATCCGTTCTCTCAAATTCAGTCGGCACTGTGCTCATCTCATTTAACACACCTTTCAATAGTAAGTTTCCTCGTCCACAAGAAAGACATGCGTACTTATTATTCATACTATAGCATTCGAGGGACTTTATGACAAACAAGCCTGCCAAATTTAAATTTCATTTTCCTCTAAGAATTTGATATCAAAGTCACCTTTGGAGAAGGCCGGATGATCAAGCAGTCTTTGATGGAAAGGAATCGTCGTAGGGATCCCTTCTACAGCAAATTCGGACAAGGCGCGCTTCATCTTCGCGATCGCTTCATCACGAGTCGGTGCCCACACGATCAGCTTGGCAATCATGGAATCATAGAAAGGCGGAATGCTGTAGCCTTGATATGCTGCGCTGTCTACCCGTACACCAGGTCCACCCGGTGCAAGATAGAAATCAATCTTACCCGGTGCAGGCATGAAGTTACGGCTCGGATCCTCTGCATTGACTCTGCATTCAATGGACCACCCGTCAATGACGACATCCTCCTGTGCAAAGGAGAGCGGGCTTCCTTCAATGACTGAAATCATTTCCTTAATCAGGTCAATCCCTGTGACCATCTCGGTGACCGGATGCTCAACCTGAATACGTGTATTCATCTCCATGAAGTAGAACTCACCGTTCGGGCTGAGGAGAAATTCCAGTGTACCCGCTCCACAGTAATCGACAGCAAGTGCTGCACGTACGGCGGCATCACCCATCTTCGTACGTGTTTCTGGGTCCAATACTGGACAAGGCGCTTCTTCAATAAGCTTCTGTCTTCGGCGCTGGATTGAGCAATCTCTCTCCCCTAAATGAACCGCATGTCCATGCTTGTCAGCAATGATCTGAATCTCAACATGCTTCATTCCCGTCAAAAACTTCTCCAGATAGACACCAGCGTTGCCAAAAGCCTTCTGGGCTTCCTGCTGTGCTGCCACGATCTGCTTCACAAGATCTTCCTCGTCTTCAGCAATTCGGATTCCTTTACCTCCGCCGCCTGCAGTCGCCTTAATAATTACAGGATAACCGATATCTCTGGCGATCATAACTGCTTCTTCGACACTCTCCACGAGACCATCAGAGCCCGGAATGACAGGAACACCCGCATCCTTCATCGTTTGTTTGGCTACCGCTTTGTCCCCCATCTTCGTGATGGCATCAGCGGAAGGGCCGATAAAGGCAACATTGCAGGATTCACAAATCTCCGCAAAATCTGCATTCTCAGCCAAAAAACCGTAGCCAGGGTGAATTGCGTCACATTCAGTTAATGTGGCTACGCTCATAATATTAGTTATGTTAAGGTAGCTGTCCTTGGATAAAGTCGGTCCGATACAATAAGCTTCATCTGCAAGTCTGACATGGAGTGCGTCACGATCCGGTTCTGAGTAAACAGCTACCGTTGCAATACCCATTTCCCTGCAAGCTCTAATAATCCGAACGGCGATTTCTCCGCGGTTTGCTACCAATATTTTTTGAAATTTCATGATTACCATATCCTCCTTTGGAGCATTGACCTATTTACGCTGCTATCTATAGTCATTTCACCAACAGGAGCTTACTCCGGTTTGACCAAGAACAAAGGCTGACCATACTCAACGAGCTGTCCATTCTGTACAAGAATTTCTACAATCTCGCCTTTCACGTCAGCTTCAATTTCATTCATCAGCTTCATCGCTTCTACAATACAAACGGTTGACTTCTCTGTAACCTTGCTGCCAACATTGACAAAAACGCCAGCTTCAGGGGAAGGTGCAGAGTAGAACGTACCGACCATCGGAGACACAATTTTATGTAAATTGCTGTTTGCAGTCGCTTGTTCCTGTACGGGCGCAGCAGCCGGTGTTTCGATTGCTTGTGGTACAGGCTGAACCTGGCTTGTTACTGGATAAGCACTGACCGCAGCCGCTGCTTGGACAATTTCAGTCTTGCCTGGTTTACGAATGGTCAGTCTGGACCCTTCATTCTCAATTTCAAGCTCCTGTACGGAAGACTCGTCAATAACCTTAATTAATTCTTTGATTTCATTTAATTTAAACATTTGTTATTTTCACTCCTTCGGCATACTGCCATATTCACTCGGACAGTCATAACTTTATGTATTATATCACAAACACTAAAAATGGAAAGAGCCCAAGAATTAAGGGATTCTGGGCGCTTCCCAACTTGCTTGCAGCTTATTTATTCTTTGACATATTGAACCCGGACTTTGTCCTGCGTTACATCCAGCTCGCTGATAACCAGATCAACAATGTTTACCGCGTCGATCGCCTCCAGCTTCTCGCTGATCACAACCACTTTGTACTCATTCTCTTCCTCTTGAACAATAGCGTTTGCATACTGCTGGGAGAGCTGTTCCTCAATACCTAGTATTTTCTCATTTTTTTCCTCTAATATACGCAATTGTTCCAAAGCCTTTGCATTTTCTTCCGGTGTTTTTGTCGCGTCGGATGCTGCAGCCATCAAATCATTTGAGAGCTTGCTATTCTCTGAAGAACGTTCCCATTGGTAATTCTCGAAGACCGTGATTGCTGAATTAGGGTCATCCTGAGCTTCCAGCTGGTTCAGTACATCTTCATCTGTCTTTGCTTCTTCCGTTGCTGCCTCTGTCTCTGTACCTGTGCCTTCAGTGCTTGGTGCTGCCGCATCCGTTTGTTCCCCGGTTGCTGCTGGTTCTTCCGAAGTGTTAACCGGTGCTCCTGTTTCGTCTGTTTGCTCACCTGTTGCTGGTTCCTCAGTTACAACTTCGTTCAAGACAAGCCCTTCCAGTGTGTTTTGAGCAGAAGCTTCTTCGGCATTACTCATCTGCCCTGACTCTGCAGTCTGATTGGACGATCCTGAATCATCCGTGAATAGATAATAAGCGGATAGAACAACCATCAGACTCAGCATCGATACGAGCCATATCGTTTGTCTTTTGTTTTTCATTTTTTATATTCCTCCCACATTGGATCAAGATTAAGATTAGGCACTAATTCAGTGCATTATTGCTGTTTTCTGGGTACGACTGAAATTCTGTACGACGGAACGTTCAGACCTTTCTCCACCGCTTCAACGATAAGGTCCTTAACCACTTTGTTCTCTGCTCCCTTGGCAACAACGAGTACCCCTCGAACCTGAGGCTTGATCTTCTTCGTAATGATCGGCACCTCATCGCCGGATTCATTGTAAGTAACAATCTCACCGTTGCGTGTATATTGGGTAATGTTTCGCTCACCGCCGTTCGCGTCGGTCTCCTCCGTGTTTTGCTGGGAGTCCTGCATGTTACGCTGAACGATGATCTCTTCGGTAGAGTCAATAGTCACCATAATATCCACGGTTCCTACACCAACGATTTGCTCAAGAATTCCTTTCATTTTATCCTCAAACGATCTTTCGATCGTATCAAAAGGGGTGGCCTCATTGACGGAAGACTCAAAGGCTGACTGTACACTGGTCTCCTGCGGCGGTTCTCGCCCTACGTTCTCTGGTTCAATCTCTTTGACGTTAACAAAGGAGCTAAGAATCACGATGGCAACGCCGATCAACCCCACAATGATTAGCCAGCGAAACGTTTGTCCTCGCTTAGCAGCTCCATCCTCGCTTGATCCAAGCCATTTATTTAACTGATCTCTGAATTTCCCCATGTTATATTCACCTCGCTTATATCATTCTGAATTCAATAATTGTTATCTGTAGAAGGAATAAGAATCCGAACCCGCTCAGGATTCACTTCCCATTCCTGTTTAAGCAGCTCTTCAATCAGACTGATCTCTGTCATTGTCATGGCTGAAACGGCTTCGTCATCTGTGGTGGTTCCTTGATCATCCTCTGCATTCATCGTCTCAGATGCATTCACATGAATATCACTTGGTTCCACCGGCTGAATATAGATCGGTCCAAGCTCATCATCCGTCTCTTCAGGAGGACGCTGCTCTTCCTGTTGCGCTGAATAGGTGTCAGCAATAGCGACCTCCACACTTGTAATCCCGGTCTCCCCTGATTTCTTTCCCGACCTCTCAAGAGCTCCGAGCTGCACAGTAACCGACTTTACGGGCAGCTGTGATTCCTGCTCAATCTGTGCCTTCATCTGATCCGCAACCTCATTGGCTGCCCAGTCCATGGCACTCATTTCATGCTGCTGTGTGAGCTCTCTGCTTTTGTCCATAATTTCAGATAGTGTCATGTCCTGCTCCTCTGTAGAGCCTCCGCCCCAATCCGTTAAGGCGGCACTTAATCTTTCATTCGAATCCTGGTTAATTAAATTGATGATCGGTGAAATCAGAGTAAGCAGAATAAGCAGACTCAGCACTAATTTGACATATCGTTCCATGGATTTGTTCGGTAGAAGCATATCCACGAATGTGGCGAGAAGCACCACCAGTATTAATTCCCTGAGCCAGCCGCTGAGCCATTCCATCCTCTCACCTCAACATCACCGTCATATTTCCTGCAGTCAGCATAATCGTGATGGCTAGAAAGAACATGAGACTCACTGCCGCAAGGGCAGCGAATACATAGATTAAGCTTTTTCCTATCGCTTGGAGGCATCCAACAATAGGTGTATTGCCAAGTGGCTGCATGATCGCTGCTGCGACGTTATAGATCAGTGCCAGTGTCAGTATCTTCAATGCAGGAAATGCGCAGATGAACAAGATGATGATCACTCCCGCGAGTCCAATCGAGTTCTTCACGAGCAGCGAAGCGGAAATGACCGTATCTGTTGCATCGGCGAGCACCTTCCCCACAACAGGAACGAAATTACCGGATACATATTTAGCAGCTCTGATGGTCACGCCATCTGCTACGGAGCTGGTAGCCCCCTGCACGGATATGACACCGAGGAAGATCGTCAGGACCACACCGAGCAGCCCCACGCCGATTATTCGCAGCAGATTCGCAAGCTGAGTAAGCTTAAATTTGTCAGTTAATGAGCTGACCAGGTGCAATACTGCCGAGAAGAACAGCAGCGGAAATACAATCTTATAGATCACCATACTGATGGTGTGAATCATGAACACGATCAGTGGATGAGTAACCGATACGGTAATGATATTTCCCATAGATGCCAGAAGCGCAAACAGCAGCGGAATCATCGCAAGCATGAAATCAATCATCTGGTCGATGGCACCCTTTGCATAGCCGATAGCCACGTTAAAGCTGTTGATCGAAATGACGACGATGACCATGTAACAGATTGCATAGGCCACCTTACTGATCGTGCTCTTCTCAAAAGCCGTCTGTAGCGTTTCTAGAATCATGCTCATAATGTTCAGCATGATAATAGTGACCAGCAGCTTTCCGTTAAACAGGATTTCATGGAGCAGAAATCTGCCGATCGCGCTGAATATATTTTTCAGGCTGAGTCCTTCACCGCCGGGAAGGAGCATGTCCATGAAGGAGGGCAGCTGTCCTTCAGGAAAAAAACCGCCATAATCATTAATGAGAGACTGCCAATACCTCTCGACCTGCTCTGTGGGCAACTGCTCCAATTGTTCTCCAGCCCAGTCTGTAACGGGTGAGCTGGCGAATACATTCGTACCCAAGGCGAAGAAAAAACAGATGACAAATACGATAACGATTCGTTTATCCTGACGGTGATGCCACTTATTGATCACATCCTTTATCCTCCGCCTCCACTCATACCGGCAGCAGCTTCATTACCGTTTCGATAATAATGCTGATAATCGGTATGGCCAGTACCAGAATCAACACTTTGCCGGCAAGCTCGATTTTTGAAGCAATACTTTCTTGACCTGCATCTCTTACAATTTGTGCTCCAAATTCTGCGATATAAGCAATGCCAATGATCTTGAGAATGGTCTTAAGATGTACTTCATCCATTCCTGAGGATTCCGCCATTCGTTCCAGTACGCTAATAACACTGCCAATCTTGCCAATAACGAACAGAAAAATGAGTATCCCAGCTGTGGTTGCAATCAGAAACGCAAACATGGGCTTTTGCTCTTTCACAATCAAGATCAGGATGGTTGCGATTAGTCCAAGTCCTACGATTTGTATAATTTCCATGTTATGATCACCTTTTGTTTACCTTAAGCCTGCTTTAATGGAACAAGAATATAGACTTGATCTCCTGAAGCAAATTGTCGAGCATGCGAACGACCATGAAGAGCACAACAACAAATCCGATTACGGTAACCCAGTGTGCCATATCTTCTTTGCCCATTTGCTTGAGCACCGTATGGATCATCGCTATGATAATTCCGATGCCTGCGATCTGAAATATTGCATTTACTTCTAAATTCATTTGAGTATGGCACCTCGCTATAAGATCAGGATGACGATCAGCGCCCCGACCAGAAGTCCAAGACTGCGGCTCATCTTCTCATACTTTATTTGATCGTTCCGGGCCGAAGCTTCCTCATGATTCAGCTGCTGAATGGCAAGGGTGATATGCTTGTTCTGCTCTTCCCGGTCACTCGTTCCCAGGCTGAAGCTGAGTTGGCGAATCGCTTCTTTTTCCGGCTGCTTCATCGCTGTTTGGCTCCAATAGCGATTCATCGCATGCTGAAAGCTCTCTTGAGCCGACAGGCCCTGTGAAGAATTCATATGATCCGCAGCCGAGATAAACAAACGCCCAAGCGGTTCACTTGCCTGTTTACCAATTTGACTCAAGGCTTCGGCAAGAGGTCTGTAGCTGTAATTGATCTCTGTTAAAAGTCGCTGCAGCATCAATGTAAGCTCCCTGATCTGCTTCGGTCGTGAGGCAAATTGATTCGCCTGATAAAAACCAGCAAGCGTCCCTGACAATAAAATAAGGACGGAACCAATCAGCTTAAGCATAAGTGCCTCCTGTGGTCATTCCTTGCTGATGCATGCCTTGAGGATGCAAACTCTTGTGCCTCATATCGGAGATTTTGTACTGAAACCTTTTTCCTGTTCGATCCAGAATAACGATTAATTGAAAATAATCTTCACTCATCAGCTCATGCAGCGCAGGTCTGCGTTTAAGCTCGGATAGATCTCTTCCATGGGCTGAAGCGATGACGGATATCCCTGCACCCAGCGCTTCCTTAATCGCCTCTGCGTCTTCCTCCCGTCCGATCTCATCTACAATAAGTACTTCCGGTGACATAGAGCGAATCAGCATCATCATTCCTTCGGCCTTCGGACAAGCATCCATGACATCGGTTCTCGGACCAACATCAAAAGTCGGGACCCCTTTATAGCTGCCTGCTATTTCTGAGCGCTCGTCCACAATGCCGACCTTAAAGCTCTTTCGTTCATTGCTTCCCATACTGATCTGTCTTGACATATCCCGGAGAAGTGTTGTCTTTCCCTGCTGCGGAGGAGATAGGATGAGAGTATGCTTGATTCGTGAGGTCTGAGGGTCCAGAAGGTGTGGCATCAGCCTGTCCGCTGCTCCTCTGATTTCCTTCGCAATTCGAATGTTGTACCCGCTGATATCTCTCAGGTGCTCAACCTTTCCGCCCTTTAAAACGGTTCTTCCAGCTAGTCCAATTCGGTGTCCGCCTGGAACTGTAATGAAGCCTTTTCTCAATTCTTCTTCCAATGTATAAAGGGAATGATTGCTGATTAGATCCAGAAAACGATAGGTGTCATCTCTTGAAGGCTTGTACGCTTCACTTGGCTTTTTAGACGGGCTACCTTGTTTTGTAACGAAATAATGTTCACCATTGGTATTGATCTCCATCGGTCTGCCTTCCCGAATTCTTATTTCTTCAAGCGTTTCTAGCAGCTGCAGGGGAATATATTCCAATATTGTTTTTAATGGAGTCGGGAACAGGTCCAGCCATTTCATATAAGCACCCCCTTAACTCGTGCACGTTTTCTGAGAGCTACTTCCGGGTCGTTTTTGTTGGTCTTAACCCATATGTATGCCTGTACCTGTTTTTTATGACGGGAATCTATCAATTTTTTCATTAATTAAGAGGAAATATAGCAATTGTCTATATCACCTCTATTAAGAGAATTTCTACTCTCTATAGGCACCTGCCCTGTTCATTGTGCATATGGTAAGCTAACAGACTCCCATTTCAATGACTGAGGTGGAAGAAGCAAGTTAGGGAGGTGATTTTTTTGCGTATAGATGTCGTTGCGAGTGTCAGTGAGGTAAGATCTGAAGATCTGGTACACCGAAACGCTGTCGTTATTGATGTATTTCGAACTTCCAGCACCATCGTTACGGCGCTCGCCCACGGGGCAGCCTGTGTCATTCCGGTTGAAACGGTTCCTCAGGCTAAGCAGCTTCAATATGAGGATATGATTCTTGGAGGAGAACGATTCTGCAAAAAAATAACAGGCTTTGATGCGGGTAACTCACCTTTGGAATATACGAAAGAACTGATTCAAGGAAAAAATGTGATCTTAACGACGACAAGTGGAACAAGAGCGCTCATAAAGGCTTCTAAAGCTCTAACCGTCTTCTCTGCATCCTTTCTCAATGCGAGAGCATGCGCGGAGATCCTGGTTCATCTTGATCGAGATGTTGTTCTCTTATGTGCGGGAAGCCAGGATCGATTTGCCCTTGAGGATGGATTATGTGCCGGAATGCTCATCGATGATCTAAAACATATGACCCAGCAGCAGGTGCGTTCCAACGATCTCGGTATAACCGTTCATCAGGCGTACCTTCACAACAAGGATCAGCTGAAGAAAATAGTGTATGAAGGAAACGAGGCCAAACGTCTTATCAAGCAAGGCCACGCCCTGGATGTGGACTACTGTTTAGAGATGAATAGCAGCTCCATTGTGCCTGTACTTGAGAGTAACCAGGTGATCCGGCCTTGGACAACAAAAAAAGATCTGCACAATTAATGTGCAGATCTCCAGGCCGTCGATCAGTTCTCGGCAGCTATGATTATAACTTGTAACTAGTAAAATACTTGTGATAAACACACTTCGTTATCTGCGGTCCTGCGGACCACCGACAAAAGCTTTGACATCGGTGTCCAGGTTATAAGCTGTATGCAGCGCTTGAATAACTTCATTCAGCTTGTTGCCTTCGATGACACAAGAGACTTTAATCTCAGAGGTGCTCACCATCTTAATGTTGACCCCTTGTTTAGAAATAACATCAAACATTTGAGCGGCTACGCCAGGATGGCTGACCATTCCTGCACCCACGATAGATACTTTAACCAGGTTCTCTTCAAAAGTAACTTCACGATAAGGAAGCACCTGCTTCATACTATTGATAACCTCAATTGCACGCTCGCGATCATCCAAGGCTACAGTGAAGGAGAAGTCCGCTTTACCGTCACTAATACCGCTCTGTACGATGATATCTACGTCTAGCTGTGCTTGAGCCAGTGCACCGAACATACCGGCCAGCACTCCTGGAATATCCTCTACTCCCAGAATACTAATTCGTGCTACGTTTTTATCATAAGCGATGCCACTTACCACTACTCCCTGTTCCAATGCCGCTTCCTCCTTCACAACCGTTCCTTCATTATAGTTAAAGCTTGAGCGTACAACCAAAGGCACCTTAGAATGCTTCGCATATTCTACTGCACGCGGATGCAGGACCGCGGTACCCAGGTGAGCCAATTCAAGCATTTCATCGTACGAAATTTCTTTGAGCTTACGAGCTACTTTGACGATTCGGGG
This sequence is a window from Paenibacillus urinalis. Protein-coding genes within it:
- a CDS encoding Asp23/Gls24 family envelope stress response protein, translated to MSTVPTEFERTDIGEIQIAPEVIEVIAGLATLEVGGVAGMSGGFAGGFAELLGRKNPSKGVKVEVGQREAAVDVSVIIEYGHRIPEVASAIQQNVKRSIENMTGLTVVEVNVQIHDVQFKNQEKLDDQPEISPQRVK
- the accC gene encoding acetyl-CoA carboxylase biotin carboxylase subunit — encoded protein: MKFQKILVANRGEIAVRIIRACREMGIATVAVYSEPDRDALHVRLADEAYCIGPTLSKDSYLNITNIMSVATLTECDAIHPGYGFLAENADFAEICESCNVAFIGPSADAITKMGDKAVAKQTMKDAGVPVIPGSDGLVESVEEAVMIARDIGYPVIIKATAGGGGKGIRIAEDEEDLVKQIVAAQQEAQKAFGNAGVYLEKFLTGMKHVEIQIIADKHGHAVHLGERDCSIQRRRQKLIEEAPCPVLDPETRTKMGDAAVRAALAVDYCGAGTLEFLLSPNGEFYFMEMNTRIQVEHPVTEMVTGIDLIKEMISVIEGSPLSFAQEDVVIDGWSIECRVNAEDPSRNFMPAPGKIDFYLAPGGPGVRVDSAAYQGYSIPPFYDSMIAKLIVWAPTRDEAIAKMKRALSEFAVEGIPTTIPFHQRLLDHPAFSKGDFDIKFLEENEI
- the accB gene encoding acetyl-CoA carboxylase biotin carboxyl carrier protein, translated to MFKLNEIKELIKVIDESSVQELEIENEGSRLTIRKPGKTEIVQAAAAVSAYPVTSQVQPVPQAIETPAAAPVQEQATANSNLHKIVSPMVGTFYSAPSPEAGVFVNVGSKVTEKSTVCIVEAMKLMNEIEADVKGEIVEILVQNGQLVEYGQPLFLVKPE
- a CDS encoding SpoIIIAH-like family protein — translated: MKNKRQTIWLVSMLSLMVVLSAYYLFTDDSGSSNQTAESGQMSNAEEASAQNTLEGLVLNEVVTEEPATGEQTDETGAPVNTSEEPAATGEQTDAAAPSTEGTGTETEAATEEAKTDEDVLNQLEAQDDPNSAITVFENYQWERSSENSKLSNDLMAAASDATKTPEENAKALEQLRILEEKNEKILGIEEQLSQQYANAIVQEEENEYKVVVISEKLEAIDAVNIVDLVISELDVTQDKVRVQYVKE
- the spoIIIAG gene encoding stage III sporulation protein AG; this translates as MGKFRDQLNKWLGSSEDGAAKRGQTFRWLIIVGLIGVAIVILSSFVNVKEIEPENVGREPPQETSVQSAFESSVNEATPFDTIERSFEDKMKGILEQIVGVGTVDIMVTIDSTEEIIVQRNMQDSQQNTEETDANGGERNITQYTRNGEIVTYNESGDEVPIITKKIKPQVRGVLVVAKGAENKVVKDLIVEAVEKGLNVPSYRISVVPRKQQ
- the spoIIIAF gene encoding stage III sporulation protein AF — protein: MEWLSGWLRELILVVLLATFVDMLLPNKSMERYVKLVLSLLILLTLISPIINLINQDSNERLSAALTDWGGGSTEEQDMTLSEIMDKSRELTQQHEMSAMDWAANEVADQMKAQIEQESQLPVKSVTVQLGALERSGKKSGETGITSVEVAIADTYSAQQEEQRPPEETDDELGPIYIQPVEPSDIHVNASETMNAEDDQGTTTDDEAVSAMTMTEISLIEELLKQEWEVNPERVRILIPSTDNNY
- the spoIIIAE gene encoding stage III sporulation protein AE gives rise to the protein MGTNVFASSPVTDWAGEQLEQLPTEQVERYWQSLINDYGGFFPEGQLPSFMDMLLPGGEGLSLKNIFSAIGRFLLHEILFNGKLLVTIIMLNIMSMILETLQTAFEKSTISKVAYAICYMVIVVISINSFNVAIGYAKGAIDQMIDFMLAMIPLLFALLASMGNIITVSVTHPLIVFMIHTISMVIYKIVFPLLFFSAVLHLVSSLTDKFKLTQLANLLRIIGVGLLGVVLTIFLGVISVQGATSSVADGVTIRAAKYVSGNFVPVVGKVLADATDTVISASLLVKNSIGLAGVIIILFICAFPALKILTLALIYNVAAAIMQPLGNTPIVGCLQAIGKSLIYVFAALAAVSLMFFLAITIMLTAGNMTVMLR
- the spoIIIAD gene encoding stage III sporulation protein AD, yielding MEIIQIVGLGLIATILILIVKEQKPMFAFLIATTAGILIFLFVIGKIGSVISVLERMAESSGMDEVHLKTILKIIGIAYIAEFGAQIVRDAGQESIASKIELAGKVLILVLAIPIISIIIETVMKLLPV
- the spoIIIAC gene encoding stage III sporulation protein AC, whose amino-acid sequence is MNLEVNAIFQIAGIGIIIAMIHTVLKQMGKEDMAHWVTVIGFVVVLFMVVRMLDNLLQEIKSIFLFH
- the spoIIIAB gene encoding stage III sporulation protein SpoIIIAB; the protein is MLKLIGSVLILLSGTLAGFYQANQFASRPKQIRELTLMLQRLLTEINYSYRPLAEALSQIGKQASEPLGRLFISAADHMNSSQGLSAQESFQHAMNRYWSQTAMKQPEKEAIRQLSFSLGTSDREEQNKHITLAIQQLNHEEASARNDQIKYEKMSRSLGLLVGALIVILIL
- the spoIIIAA gene encoding stage III sporulation protein AA: MKWLDLFPTPLKTILEYIPLQLLETLEEIRIREGRPMEINTNGEHYFVTKQGSPSKKPSEAYKPSRDDTYRFLDLISNHSLYTLEEELRKGFITVPGGHRIGLAGRTVLKGGKVEHLRDISGYNIRIAKEIRGAADRLMPHLLDPQTSRIKHTLILSPPQQGKTTLLRDMSRQISMGSNERKSFKVGIVDERSEIAGSYKGVPTFDVGPRTDVMDACPKAEGMMMLIRSMSPEVLIVDEIGREEDAEAIKEALGAGISVIASAHGRDLSELKRRPALHELMSEDYFQLIVILDRTGKRFQYKISDMRHKSLHPQGMHQQGMTTGGTYA
- a CDS encoding 2-phosphosulfolactate phosphatase, whose protein sequence is MRIDVVASVSEVRSEDLVHRNAVVIDVFRTSSTIVTALAHGAACVIPVETVPQAKQLQYEDMILGGERFCKKITGFDAGNSPLEYTKELIQGKNVILTTTSGTRALIKASKALTVFSASFLNARACAEILVHLDRDVVLLCAGSQDRFALEDGLCAGMLIDDLKHMTQQQVRSNDLGITVHQAYLHNKDQLKKIVYEGNEAKRLIKQGHALDVDYCLEMNSSSIVPVLESNQVIRPWTTKKDLHN
- a CDS encoding aspartate kinase, producing the protein MSLFVMKFGGSSVGDTERMQRVAKRVAEKQDEGHKCVVVVSAMGDTTDDLIDQAKLLNSKLPARELDMLMTTGEQISIAMLSMAIQQLGREAVSYTGWQAGFVTEPVHGKARITDINPEKVLRSLDEGKIVIVAGFQGITADGEITTLGRGGSDTTAVALAAAIKADACEIYTDVDGVYSTDPRIVKVARKLKEISYDEMLELAHLGTAVLHPRAVEYAKHSKVPLVVRSSFNYNEGTVVKEEAALEQGVVVSGIAYDKNVARISILGVEDIPGVLAGMFGALAQAQLDVDIIVQSGISDGKADFSFTVALDDRERAIEVINSMKQVLPYREVTFEENLVKVSIVGAGMVSHPGVAAQMFDVISKQGVNIKMVSTSEIKVSCVIEGNKLNEVIQALHTAYNLDTDVKAFVGGPQDRR